The Diabrotica undecimpunctata isolate CICGRU chromosome 3, icDiaUnde3, whole genome shotgun sequence genome includes the window atgatagtagcTGATAATGATACAGTATTCAAAAATGGGGTAATACAAGAATTTATCGACTcacataaaatctcaatccactTTACAACGCCAGAAAATCCGCAATCCaacgggatgattgagagatttcattctacacTAATTGAACATCTTCGGATCCTAAGGAACACTAAAGCAAAGTTATCGATAAAAGAACAAATGATATACGCTATAATTGGTACCCTATATTGCTACGCTATACGCTATATTGCTACGCTATACGCTATATTGTACGctacaataattccatacattcagcAACCAAGTTAAAAACTATTGATATCCTAAACGGACACATCGACGCAAAAGATCCATTTGACGTAGACATAgagaaaataatactaaataattatgtacaaaatcatagagagataacTAAAGAACTATACAAGGAAGTTAACCGGCatatacaagaaaaaaaagaaaaagtaatcgAAAAGAGAAACAAATCAAGACAAGTCCCCATTACGTATAAACAAGCACAAAAATTTATACCCGGAAAACAGATTACTTCCGCGATATTCTGGAAAACTTATAAGAGAAAATAACGAAGTGACTGTTAATACATCAAAAGCCACAGTccataagaaaaatataaaacatcaacctaagttaaaaaataattctGAACCTTCCCCACAAGATTACCCTGACAATCGGAAAGGAATTGAAGACCAAGGACCTGAAAGACAACCCAGGAATAATTCTCCTCAACCTGGTACAAGCAAAGATTTACAATACTAACACAAAACCAAGAAATAATaaagtaagaaaaataatatcaacagGAATctcaataaattcatttttgacatTACAAGCAACGAATATTATGGACCAATTAAATTTAACTCCTCAAATTATCCAGAGTTATATATATTCTAGAATATCCATCCCACATAAACTGCTAGTGCTTCCCAAAATTAGGATCACAGAAATTCAAACGATTCAGGATAGATCACATCAACTTTATGGGTTTATGGAGTTTGTCTCACTCCATAAACCCTCTAGGGAAGAAGAGACAATCGTGGAGCCATAGACGTAACCATTTTTGGACAACTCCTGTATAAATATATCTTTACTAAAATTGTCTGGCTTATATATGTTACAGGTACAAAATTCTAGCAACGAAACTCCAGAAGAAGCCAATGCCAAAGTTTTGTTCATtcctcacaaaacttcttcaaAGGATGGAGTAGTtatagtacaatgaccgctagaaTCCAGTATATTCGGTCACGCGAATTCAATAAGAAGTTGCCGCCTATCAGCATCGAATATTCCGTAGCCTTTCAACATCAATTGCGACTTACTAAAACAGCAAATTCAGCAAGtggaattattataaataaagcattGTAAACCCTCCTTTTTTAGTCTGACATTAATGTGATAATAATCTGTTATATTTGTATTGGAAGTTTGAATAATAAATTTTGAGTTGTAACTAAAATCTTTGCTAgtgtaaataaaagtttattttgagtgtgcattttaaaaaagtgtttttcaaaagaacattcataattttGGGAGTGACCATGATGATTGTCCATATTCGAAACAAATAGTGACCGAAAGAAGAAGATAGATAAATGCACTACCGTGAATTCTCTACTTCTTATATGTATATAAGGTTCTttaactcctaagtggagcatagagcttcagtgaaaacgcgccatcgggttctattttgtgctaaggccttcacctcattccacgactttccttggcctcttatctcgtgtatgatggatcttctccaagtttgtactgggcgacctctttttctttttccttggggattccactttagggcagtctttgcgatactgaactattttttcggagtgtgtgaccgatccaaccccactttctggacttaatttcattttgtaccctcttttgtttggtcaggtgtagcagatcttcgtttctgatggtgttaggccagaatatatgaacaattcttcgtagacatttgttaacaaagacctgcagtttgtctgcgagggtgtttgtcactttccaggtttcacatccgtagagtagaacagacatgccatttgatcggaatattcggatctttgtccttgtagtatactcgccagatctccaaacagggttgagcgtgctgaaagcttgttgggattttcgtatcctcatacgaatatcgtcttctgtacctccgttttctgttatgacactttcaagacacgtaaagttttccacattttcaatctgcatattgtcgatagtaactagcgtgttgttccttgcatttattctcatggacttttactaatattgattttcaaacctattttattggcttcagtggacagtgtttccaattggtaagccagatcttggaacctttgacctaataggcagAAATCgttagatcgcttaggcgtgtggttaacgtccattgtatccctcttgtgtcggagtctagtttggagagaacatagtctatagctatgttaaaaagaaacggagaaagcacgcatccctgtctaactccagtaagtacgtcgaattcgtcactgttgatcccattgtgtgtcacgctgcatttcgcatcagtatattatagtgactttataatagaaattattttttgcgagatttttcttagctctaaaattttccatacagcagcgtgagacaagctatcaaaggcacgttcaaaatcaacaaaaaccatgtataggggtgtgttccattcaaccgattgttccattatctACTTCTTATAACTTtgattaaaaaatactttgtgtGTAATCGTTTAACTTCGCTAAGAAATAATTGTGTGGTCTAAAGATATCAGATATTTATGTACTCCCAATACTACTTTGTCACACTTTCAAATACCACAATCTATTacgtaatttataaaaacattatttaatacagcgttcattatatatatatttctatcaTGTGCCCTTTCCTATCATAAGGTTGCCAAAAATTTAAGCGGTAGCGCCATACATTGTCTCAATGTCACAGGAAAATGCcttgataaatataaataaagccAAGATTTGTAAATAGTGGTGTGTGTAATAGATTCCTGGCTAATTATACTTACTTAATTGTTGAACGAACATTTGATTCCATTCAATAAACGTCTAATCACCTGGTATGATACATACACCATGAAACATGTTACTAAATCtgtttttttaatatcaaaacaCACTTTGCAAAGTTCGTTTTTGATCATTTTAAGGTACTTAAAACTATAGTTACATTCAATAATGTTTCTGCTACAGTCATTAAGGTACGATTCCACCAAAATAGTGTGCAGCACATTTGTTCACTAACATTTTGTGCGAAACTCCAGCATTGTATGTGCTCACTTATTTCGAATTTAGATTCTGTCTCCACCCTCAAAGCTGTGCATAACTTTTGTAAACGTACAGTGTAGCACACCGAAGTTGTACTAACTAACCTCAGCTCTCAATATGGACGGGTTGGAAAACATAGTAATTAGTGCTGCAGCTTGTATTTTAATATGTAGTTTGCTTAAAAAAAACAACGAAGAAATCCGCAATGTTGTGTGAGGCCTTTCCTACAGCGACGGAATGAAGAAACCAACAGATttgtagaagaaataaaaatagattccttgagtggatttaaaaattttactcTTATATCGTGTGAAGATTTACAAGAGTTACTTGTCAATGCCGTTAGTCCTCTTATTGCAAAGCAAGACACCAACTACAGAAAATGCGTTCCTGATTCAATAAGGCTTGCAATTACCCTAAGATGTCTTGCTACTGGAGATTCTTTTGcaaatttaatgtatttatttaaagtttcaaAAGAACTTATTGCTCGGATTGTACCTGAGACCTATAAGTGGCTGATAAGCGTGTTGAAGAAAAACTTTAAGGTAAGAAAACTAAAccatatttatttactttattgatATAGATCACACCAAGTTAATATTTCACTGTTATGCTGATCATTGTCTTGATCAGTATTGCGAACCTGAAAACTTGAAAACGGTACCGGATCATACGAATTCGACGACTCTGAATAAGGTGAGGGCATTGGAGTTGTAAGCATATTTTCCAGTACCAATTATAGCGTCATACAATAAATTATCAATGTCCCTTTGCACTAAAATCTGCATTCGCTCatctttaatttttcttaatttcgCTGCGACTGCTACAGCATAAGTGTCGTCGTCCTCGTCTTGTTTTCTTGTTTCCATCTGCTTACTTACATTGTCCATAATGGACAAAGCTTGGGCAATTCTCGGGTCTTCATTGACCGCACGACGTTTCAACGAGTTCTTCGGAGCCTTAAACTTTTCTACTTGCCTTTCAAGAGAAGATTTTTGACTTTCATTTACTGTACTATGTTCTTCTTGTATTAACTGAAACAATaataagattttcttttttagatACCCAACACTTTAGAAGAATGAATGATGGTGAAGTGTCAATTCAATTAACTTTGGAATTTTCCTCACTGCATTGGGGCTTTGGATGGCAAACATATTATTATTCAAGCCCCAAATAATGCTGGAAGTgccttttttaattatacagggggTTTCAGCATTGTACTTTTAGCAGTGGTTGATGCAAATTATAAATTTAGGTATGTAGATGTCGGTTGTAAAGGTAGAATATCGGATGGTGGTGTTCTCAAAAATACTGGTTTCTATGCTAGTCTTCAGCAAGGAAAATTAAATTTACCTTAACCTACTGCGCTACCAGGCAGGAACAAACCAATTCCATATGGTATTGTTGCAGATGATGCTTTTGCATTAGATACGAATGTAATGAAACTATATCCCGGCCAACAT containing:
- the LOC140436665 gene encoding uncharacterized protein gives rise to the protein MTMDWTKDKIIKFIEAIETYPLLWDSSHNEYKNRFKKGDATQELAQTFDYDSTEVMRKWKIILAQYRREKKKIADSKSSGSEISDVYKPKWFAYAYLNFFHGRDEPNTSLNSQDEINEQLIQEEHSTVNESQKSSLERQVEKFKAPKNSLKRRAVNEDPRIAQALSIMDNVSKQMETRKQDEDDDTYAVAVAAKLRKIKDERMQILVQRDIDNLLYDAIIGTGKYAYNSNALTLFRVVEFV